The sequence below is a genomic window from bacterium.
ATATCACGGGCCACACGGGTTCTCTTCATCTCCAAGTACCTGGAGCGCATGGCGGATCACGCCGTCAACCTGTACGCTGTCGCCGATTTGAAGCGCTGTGGGCCAGGGCGAGGCTGCATAGAGGTTGATGCCGCCGGTGGCATCCTGAATGTAGACATCGCAATAGGTTGAGGTGAAAAGGTTGGTCCCTGCGGTAACTACACCGGCCACCTGAACCCTTTGGCCTACCTGATAGGGCACTGCAGGCGCCCCAGATGCGTCATTGTGGTGCAGGGAGGCGATGTCGACAAGGGTTAAGCCGATGCGGGGGAAGAAGAATAAAAGGGAACAGGCAAAAAAAAGTTGCAGAGTCGGCTGAAAAGTACTGAGTCTGGAATAGGGGTTCATGCTGTTCGTGTATACCATCATAGTCATGGAGAATGGCACAATTTTGACTGCGAAGGGGCGACAAAGATGCGTGCTAATATAGTCAGAACCGTGGATTTAGTCAAGCAGCATGTGCGATTGGAAAAAAATAGACTTGTTTTTCTATATAAAAAACACTAAATTTACAAAACTAACAAAGTTTTATCAATCAAACTCGAGATCATCATGAACCTGTCTCATGATACTGTCACCCAGGAATACATCGAAATCATCGCGGATCTGGAGAATGAGAACAAGGTGGCGCGTGTCAAAGACATCGCTGAACGTCGAGGGGTCACCCGGTCCAGTGTTTCCATCGCGCTGAGTCAATTAGCCAAAAAAGATCTCATCACGCATGAAGCCTATGGACATATCCTACTCACCGCCGAGGGCCGTCGACTGGCGCACCATTTGACGCTCAGGCATCAGGCGGTCAAAGATTTATTGACGGACATTCTTGGAGTGGATGAATCGATTGCAGAACAGGATGCCTGCAAGTTTGAACATCTGATCAGCGTCGAAACCCACTCGGCGTTGATGCGTTTTCTTTATTTGGTTAGGCAGTGTCCTAAAAAGTATGGACAATTCATCCGTGAAGTTCGTGAATGTGCCCGTGCGTATTCCGACGGCACGCCTTGTGTGGAATGCATGACAAAATAACCGTTCGCCTGTGATGATGATGCGCGATAAAAAAATGCTGCCGTCACTAAACCAATTAAAAGTCGGACAAGCTGCCACAATTGTAGCCTTTTCCGGA
It includes:
- a CDS encoding metal-dependent transcriptional regulator yields the protein MNLSHDTVTQEYIEIIADLENENKVARVKDIAERRGVTRSSVSIALSQLAKKDLITHEAYGHILLTAEGRRLAHHLTLRHQAVKDLLTDILGVDESIAEQDACKFEHLISVETHSALMRFLYLVRQCPKKYGQFIREVRECARAYSDGTPCVECMTK